A DNA window from Methylobacterium radiotolerans JCM 2831 contains the following coding sequences:
- a CDS encoding MucR family transcriptional regulator produces the protein MNQDTIANAISAHDYGRMTATLVSAYVRNNHVPASDLAELIASAADALIGLGTPDASTASTAGKVTQAEIRRSVTHEALISFEDGKRYKTLKRHLTTCGLTPETYRAKWGLPLDYPMVAPGYSQRRSAIAASLQFNRGYRAIPQKAQASQV, from the coding sequence ATGAACCAGGACACAATCGCCAACGCAATTTCGGCGCATGACTACGGACGCATGACGGCCACTCTCGTGAGCGCCTACGTCAGGAACAACCACGTGCCGGCCTCAGACTTGGCTGAACTGATCGCAAGCGCTGCCGATGCACTGATCGGCCTCGGGACGCCCGATGCATCAACCGCTTCAACGGCGGGAAAAGTCACGCAGGCCGAGATCCGCAGGTCAGTCACGCACGAGGCGCTGATCAGTTTCGAGGATGGCAAGCGCTACAAGACGCTCAAGCGGCACCTGACGACCTGTGGGCTGACGCCGGAGACGTATCGGGCGAAGTGGGGCCTTCCGCTCGACTATCCGATGGTGGCCCCCGGCTACTCGCAGAGGCGATCGGCGATCGCCGCGAGCTTGCAGTTCAACCGCGGCTACCGTGCCATTCCTCAGAAGGCACAGGCCTCGCAGGTCTAG
- a CDS encoding replication initiator protein A: MSEPVRLDLMPLDQFGALGLHEKNAYLQELADTFCSRTGRETLELSKDALSRLRRFYSRRSLADLKIAPEPTNALEQALKDLGEAVKLNERRPDIVGALTAELPAPVLREAPEDDSQLSFFVPSIYDAPLKDDVNLMDVAPFSLGKAKRGGEIRYELKDCIITIDGSASAGLATVFDYDIFLHMVTSLAEEARRYRLNLDKGLRTDAPARVYRPSSSHILKFCRRSSGGKQYKDLESALDRLQGTRIKILNLTGGSRREVVAMPLIQTFKVISKTTTGNIDQVEIGIPDWVYNGVVREKGNPQILTLNPEYFLITQGIGRFIYRLARRAAGKTGIARYGLKELHKRSGSLQGLPQFAFQVRQFVSSTRVFPFPDYELEIVEGKREEILVMRERKPDAADVPLGSGAGAPELPLA, encoded by the coding sequence GTGAGCGAGCCCGTCCGCCTCGACCTGATGCCCCTCGACCAGTTCGGGGCGCTGGGGCTGCATGAGAAGAACGCCTACCTGCAGGAGCTGGCGGACACGTTCTGCTCCCGGACCGGGCGTGAGACGCTAGAGCTCAGCAAGGATGCCCTGAGCCGTCTGCGCCGCTTCTACAGCCGACGCAGCCTGGCCGACCTCAAGATCGCACCGGAGCCGACCAACGCCCTGGAGCAGGCCCTCAAGGACCTTGGCGAGGCCGTCAAACTCAACGAGCGACGACCGGACATCGTTGGCGCGCTGACCGCTGAGCTGCCAGCGCCGGTGCTCCGGGAGGCACCTGAAGACGACAGCCAGCTCTCGTTCTTCGTGCCCAGCATCTACGATGCGCCCCTCAAGGACGACGTCAACCTGATGGACGTGGCACCGTTCTCCCTTGGCAAGGCCAAGCGGGGAGGGGAGATCCGCTACGAGCTGAAGGACTGCATCATCACCATCGACGGCAGCGCCTCAGCCGGCCTCGCCACGGTGTTCGACTACGACATCTTCCTGCACATGGTTACCAGCCTGGCCGAGGAGGCGCGCCGCTACCGCCTCAACCTGGACAAGGGGCTGCGCACCGATGCGCCGGCCCGTGTCTACCGGCCGAGCTCGTCGCATATCCTAAAGTTCTGCCGGCGCAGCTCCGGCGGCAAGCAATACAAGGACCTGGAGTCCGCCCTCGATCGCCTGCAGGGCACCCGCATCAAGATCCTCAACCTGACCGGGGGCAGCCGCCGCGAGGTGGTAGCGATGCCGCTGATCCAGACGTTCAAGGTGATCAGCAAGACCACCACCGGCAACATCGACCAAGTTGAAATCGGCATCCCGGACTGGGTCTACAACGGCGTGGTGCGGGAAAAGGGCAACCCGCAGATCCTGACCCTCAATCCGGAATATTTCCTGATCACGCAAGGCATTGGCCGGTTCATCTACCGGCTGGCCCGTCGCGCTGCCGGCAAGACCGGCATCGCCCGGTATGGGTTGAAGGAGCTGCACAAGCGCAGCGGCTCGCTACAAGGGCTGCCTCAGTTCGCCTTCCAGGTGCGCCAGTTCGTCAGCAGCACCCGCGTGTTCCCGTTCCCGGATTACGAGCTGGAGATCGTCGAGGGCAAACGCGAAGAGATCCTCGTCATGCGTGAGCGCAAGCCTGACGCGGCTGATGTTCCTTTAGGCAGCGGTGCCGGCGCCCCCGAGCTTCCCCTCGCCTGA
- a CDS encoding IS3 family transposase (programmed frameshift): MTKRSTPFSPEVRERAVRMVFDHQGEHGSQYGAIRSIAAKIGCSGETLRNWVRQAERDQGQRPGPTTDERERIKALERENRELRQANEILRKASAYFCDGGARPPVADMIAFIDDHREAYGVEPICRVLPIAPSTYHAHAARRVDPGKLPARARSDAALMVEIRRVFEENFHVYGVRKVWRQLGREGIAVARCTVARLMRVMGLKGVVRGKKVRTTIPDPAAACPLDRVNRQFKAPRPNALWVSDFTYVATWAGFIYVAFVIDAYARRIVGWRVSRTAHVAFVLDALEQALHERRPLWGGGLVHHSDRGSQYLALRYTERLAEAGVEPSVGSVGDSYDNALAETINGLFKAEVIHRRGPWRSFEAVEFATLEWVDWFNTRRLLEPIGNVPPAEAEARYFARAEVRALAA; the protein is encoded by the exons ATGACGAAGCGCAGCACACCCTTTTCGCCTGAGGTCCGCGAACGCGCGGTCCGGATGGTGTTCGACCACCAGGGCGAGCACGGCTCGCAATATGGGGCGATCCGCTCGATCGCAGCCAAGATCGGTTGTTCGGGCGAGACGTTGCGGAACTGGGTTCGGCAAGCCGAGCGGGACCAGGGCCAGCGACCCGGACCAACGACGGACGAGCGCGAGCGGATCAAAGCACTGGAGCGCGAGAACCGCGAGCTTCGGCAGGCCAACGAGATCCTGAGGAAGGCGTCAGCCTATT TTTGCGATGGCGGAGCTCGACCGCCGGTCGCGGACATGATCGCCTTCATCGACGATCACCGGGAGGCCTACGGGGTCGAGCCGATCTGCCGCGTGCTGCCGATCGCCCCGTCGACCTATCACGCCCATGCCGCGCGGCGTGTCGACCCCGGCAAGCTGCCGGCTCGGGCTCGCTCGGACGCGGCGCTCATGGTCGAGATCCGGCGCGTGTTCGAGGAGAACTTCCACGTCTACGGGGTGCGGAAGGTCTGGCGGCAACTCGGTCGAGAAGGGATCGCGGTTGCCCGCTGTACGGTCGCCCGGCTGATGCGGGTCATGGGTCTGAAGGGCGTCGTGCGGGGCAAGAAGGTTCGCACCACCATCCCGGATCCGGCCGCGGCCTGCCCGCTCGATCGGGTGAACCGCCAGTTCAAGGCGCCGCGCCCCAACGCCTTGTGGGTCAGCGACTTCACCTACGTCGCGACCTGGGCCGGTTTCATCTACGTCGCGTTCGTGATCGACGCCTATGCCCGGCGCATCGTCGGTTGGCGGGTCTCCCGCACGGCTCACGTCGCCTTCGTGCTCGATGCTCTTGAGCAGGCCCTGCACGAGCGTCGTCCTCTCTGGGGCGGTGGGCTCGTGCACCATAGCGACAGGGGCTCGCAATACCTCGCCCTGCGCTACACGGAGCGGCTGGCGGAGGCGGGGGTCGAGCCCTCGGTTGGCAGCGTCGGGGACAGCTACGACAACGCCCTGGCCGAGACGATCAACGGTCTGTTCAAAGCCGAGGTGATCCATCGCCGTGGGCCGTGGCGATCCTTCGAGGCCGTCGAGTTCGCCACTCTCGAATGGGTCGATTGGTTCAACACCCGCCGCTTGCTCGAACCCATCGGCAACGTGCCTCCCGCCGAGGCTGAGGCGCGCTACTTTGCTCGGGCCGAGGTAAGAGCCTTGGCCGCCTGA
- a CDS encoding recombinase family protein codes for MLVGYARVSTQDQNLDLQRDALTKAGCERLFEEKKSGKAGTKRPAFDEALAFLRPEDVLVVWKLDRLGRSLVEMMRTIDGLRVKEIHFRSLTEQFDSATAHGRFALQMHGAMAEYFLDLNRERTMEGLKAALARGRKDGRPKKLKEADLEAARAMLAAGTISVAEIAKRLGVNRDTFYSYFPRARANARSDQA; via the coding sequence ATGCTCGTCGGATATGCTCGCGTCTCCACCCAGGACCAGAACCTGGACCTCCAGCGCGACGCGCTGACGAAGGCCGGGTGCGAGCGCCTGTTCGAGGAGAAGAAGTCCGGCAAGGCCGGTACCAAGCGCCCCGCCTTCGATGAGGCGCTAGCCTTCCTGCGCCCCGAGGACGTGCTCGTGGTCTGGAAACTCGATCGCCTCGGCCGCTCTCTGGTCGAGATGATGCGCACCATAGACGGCCTGCGCGTGAAGGAGATCCATTTCCGCTCGCTCACCGAGCAGTTCGACTCCGCCACCGCCCACGGCCGGTTCGCCCTGCAGATGCACGGTGCCATGGCTGAGTACTTTCTCGACCTCAACCGGGAGCGCACCATGGAGGGTCTCAAGGCCGCACTCGCCCGTGGACGCAAGGATGGCCGTCCTAAGAAGCTTAAGGAGGCCGACCTCGAGGCGGCCCGGGCCATGCTGGCGGCTGGCACGATCAGCGTCGCCGAGATCGCCAAGCGGCTCGGCGTCAATCGCGACACCTTCTACAGCTACTTCCCCCGCGCTCGCGCCAACGCGCGTTCTGATCAGGCGTGA
- a CDS encoding DUF1810 domain-containing protein, protein MDDPFDLARFVEAQRSSYDQALQELTAGLKRSHWIWFIFPQIAGLGFSAMAQRYAIGSLDEARAYLQHPVLGERLRTCTAAVNAVAGRSAHAIFGSPDDVKFRSGMTLFGRADPAEPAFRTALVGYFDGQEDPRTLEKLAAQGESST, encoded by the coding sequence ATGGACGATCCCTTCGACCTTGCCCGGTTCGTCGAGGCGCAGCGCAGCAGCTATGACCAGGCGCTGCAGGAGCTGACGGCGGGCCTCAAGCGCAGCCACTGGATTTGGTTCATCTTTCCGCAGATCGCCGGCCTCGGGTTCAGCGCCATGGCGCAGCGCTACGCGATCGGCTCCCTCGACGAGGCGCGGGCCTATCTGCAGCACCCGGTGCTGGGCGAACGCCTGCGGACCTGCACGGCGGCGGTGAACGCGGTTGCCGGCCGCTCGGCGCATGCGATCTTCGGCTCGCCCGATGACGTGAAATTCCGGTCCGGCATGACCCTGTTCGGTCGGGCTGATCCGGCCGAGCCGGCGTTCCGCACGGCGCTGGTAGGGTACTTTGACGGTCAGGAGGATCCACGCACCCTCGAAAAGCTGGCAGCTCAGGGTGAGAGCAGCACCTGA
- a CDS encoding type II toxin-antitoxin system RelE/ParE family toxin, with product MEIREFLDARGGSPFASWFDDLDAQAAAKVTVALTRMERGNLANAKAVGGGVQEFRIDWGPGYRLYFGRDGDTLIILLCGGTKRRQQDDIAEAQAHWAEYKRRKKEEG from the coding sequence ATGGAGATCAGGGAGTTTCTGGACGCCCGCGGAGGGAGCCCGTTCGCCAGCTGGTTCGATGATCTGGACGCCCAGGCGGCGGCCAAGGTCACGGTGGCGCTGACGCGAATGGAGCGCGGCAATCTTGCGAACGCCAAGGCGGTCGGGGGAGGGGTCCAGGAGTTCCGGATCGACTGGGGTCCCGGCTACCGGCTGTATTTCGGCCGGGACGGGGACACGCTGATCATCCTGCTGTGTGGCGGCACCAAGCGCCGGCAGCAGGACGACATCGCCGAGGCGCAGGCGCACTGGGCGGAGTACAAACGACGCAAGAAGGAGGAGGGGTGA
- a CDS encoding tetratricopeptide repeat protein, with protein sequence MLDLGFLYEAGQLADRDHALARLWFERAAAAGCAEAMNNLGSLYDTGHGVKQSYKRAVYWYRKAATAGSSSGMHNLGLIYSTGSGVPRNYMLAQFWFLRADTVKYHYQPDN encoded by the coding sequence TAGACCTCGGCTTCCTATACGAGGCTGGACAACTCGCCGATCGAGATCATGCACTAGCTCGGCTTTGGTTCGAAAGGGCGGCCGCCGCTGGCTGCGCCGAAGCCATGAACAATCTCGGCAGCTTATACGACACTGGGCATGGAGTGAAGCAGAGTTATAAGCGCGCTGTATATTGGTACAGAAAAGCGGCGACAGCAGGATCTTCATCAGGAATGCACAATCTTGGACTTATTTATAGCACTGGCAGTGGCGTTCCTCGCAATTACATGTTAGCGCAATTCTGGTTCTTGCGGGCCGATACCGTTAAATATCATTATCAGCCAGATAATTAA
- a CDS encoding DNA-binding protein, with protein sequence MALTRSFKDTVKARAERDPAFRDALLTEAVDQFLAGDLDTGKAVLRDYINATIGFERLAAETGSSSKSLMRMLSPTGNPTASNLFSVLSTVQKAAGVHLGVAASR encoded by the coding sequence ATGGCCCTGACCCGCAGCTTCAAGGACACCGTGAAGGCGCGCGCCGAGCGCGACCCGGCGTTCCGTGACGCCCTGCTGACCGAGGCGGTCGACCAGTTCCTGGCCGGCGACCTGGACACCGGCAAGGCGGTCCTCCGCGACTACATTAACGCGACGATCGGCTTTGAGCGCCTGGCTGCGGAGACCGGCTCCTCGTCCAAGAGCCTGATGCGCATGCTCAGTCCGACCGGCAATCCGACCGCCAGCAACCTGTTCAGCGTGCTGAGCACGGTCCAGAAGGCCGCGGGCGTCCATCTCGGTGTCGCCGCAAGCCGCTAA
- the parA gene encoding ParA family partition ATPase: MIIGVLNQKGGVGKTTIATNLAAVVAKAGNRVLLVDADPQGSSMAWSSAREADPLFPVISMAKPTLHKDLPELAADYDVVIIDGAPRVNDLGRAAILASDVVLIPVQPSPYDVWASADTVQLIREAQQFKENIKAAFVINRKIVNTAIGRDVANALEQFDFPVLPNALCQRVIYAESAAQGKAVIETDPKSEAAIEMAQLAAELVQTKTKTKTKTKKERKAA; this comes from the coding sequence ATGATCATCGGGGTGCTCAACCAGAAGGGCGGGGTCGGTAAAACGACCATCGCGACCAACCTCGCTGCCGTGGTCGCCAAAGCCGGCAATCGGGTACTGCTGGTCGACGCCGATCCGCAGGGCAGCTCGATGGCCTGGTCGTCTGCCCGTGAAGCCGACCCGCTGTTCCCGGTCATCAGCATGGCCAAGCCGACCTTGCACAAGGACCTGCCCGAGCTGGCGGCCGACTACGATGTGGTGATCATCGACGGCGCGCCGCGGGTGAACGATCTTGGCCGCGCCGCGATCCTGGCCAGCGACGTGGTGCTGATCCCGGTCCAGCCGTCACCCTACGACGTGTGGGCCTCTGCCGATACGGTGCAGCTGATCCGTGAGGCGCAGCAGTTTAAGGAAAACATCAAAGCCGCTTTTGTGATTAACCGCAAAATCGTAAATACGGCCATTGGCCGGGATGTCGCTAACGCCCTAGAGCAGTTCGACTTTCCGGTCCTGCCCAACGCGCTCTGTCAGCGCGTGATCTACGCGGAGAGCGCGGCCCAGGGGAAGGCGGTGATCGAAACGGATCCCAAAAGCGAGGCCGCGATCGAGATGGCCCAGCTGGCTGCCGAGCTCGTTCAGACCAAAACCAAGACCAAGACCAAGACCAAGAAGGAAAGGAAGGCCGCATGA
- a CDS encoding TonB family protein encodes MRIVVTALLITCGLIPEAVAQDADWSIRASNRIALVARNYALYNVPRGDYDIIANFKVDKRGNISQIRLSRFSKDKSMNAAAVAAIQAASPLPAPTGIKPGEVVDVEQTIVFHVEKMRHKFSSDDRMQILTKRQKSITAVCGGC; translated from the coding sequence ATGCGCATTGTAGTCACAGCATTACTCATAACTTGCGGTCTAATTCCAGAAGCAGTAGCGCAAGATGCAGATTGGTCAATACGCGCATCAAATCGTATCGCATTGGTTGCCAGAAACTATGCGCTGTACAATGTACCGCGCGGGGATTACGACATAATTGCAAATTTCAAGGTGGATAAGCGTGGGAATATTTCTCAGATTAGGCTCTCGCGGTTCTCTAAAGATAAATCTATGAACGCTGCCGCAGTCGCAGCCATACAAGCCGCTAGCCCTCTTCCTGCGCCGACGGGAATCAAGCCTGGCGAGGTAGTCGATGTCGAGCAAACGATTGTATTTCACGTCGAAAAAATGCGACACAAATTTTCAAGTGACGATCGGATGCAAATTCTTACTAAACGACAAAAGTCCATAACTGCGGTATGTGGTGGATGCTAG